The following coding sequences are from one Lolium rigidum isolate FL_2022 chromosome 6, APGP_CSIRO_Lrig_0.1, whole genome shotgun sequence window:
- the LOC124666509 gene encoding F-box protein At1g67340-like isoform X2 codes for MRTRSGSLYLGGGREHALVAGHKRKRSPAAAAGDCCGGRVKRQAGGPDFLDGIPDDLVLTILSKVAATASSPADLLSVHLTCKRLNGLGQQDMVFAKASPASLAVKAAAWSEPVQRYLKRCADAGNLEACYILGMIRFYCLGSRSGGAALLAKAAVGGHSAALYSLAVIQFNGSGGAKSDRDLRAGAALCARSAALGHVDALRELGHCLQDGYGVRRDPAEGRRLLVAANARELSLALAAAAASAPHSFASALPLGAVAAGVGGAAGCPLLSDFGWSLPEAEPHTANQFMSDWWASRGASGDGDGELRLCSHMRCGRKETRRHEFRRCSVCGAANYCSRACQALDWKRAHKAQCVPMDRWLLAAAAGDNNAAAAPAQ; via the exons ATGAGGACCAGGAGCGGCTCTCTCTATCTCGGCGGTGGCCGCGAGCACGCTCTGGTTGCTGGGCATAAAAGGAAGaggtctcccgccgccgccgccggcgattgCTGTGGTGGGCGAGTGAAGCGGCAGGCTGGGGGACCGGACTTCCTGGACGGGATACCGGATGACCTCGTGCTTACTATCCTCTCGAaggtcgccgccaccgcctcctcgcCGGCCGACCTCCTCTCTGTCCACCTAAC TTGCAAGAGGCTCAACGGGCTTGGCCAGCAGGACATGGTATTTGCCAAGGCCTCGCCGGCGTCGCTGGCCGTGAAGGCGGCCGCGTGGTCGGAGCCCGTGCAGCGCTACCTCAAGCGCTGCGCCGACGCCGGCAACCTCGAGGCCTGCTACATTTTGGGCATG ATTCGGTTCTACTGCCTGGGCagccggagcggcggcgcggcgctgcTGGCGAAAGCAGCCGTCGGCGGCCACTCCGCCGCGCTGTACTCACTGGCGGTCATCCAGTTcaacggcagcggcggcgccaagTCGGACCGCGACCTCCGCGCGGGGGCCGCCCTCTGCGCGCGCTCCGCCGCGCTGGGCCACGTGGACGCGCTCCGGGAGCTCGGGCACTGCCTCCAGGACGGCTACGGCGTGCGGCGCGACCCGGCCGAGGGCCGGCGCCTGCTCGTGGCCGCCAACGCGCGCGAGCTCTCCTTGGCGCTGGCCGCCGCGGCGGCCAGCGCGCCCCACTCCTTCGCGTCGGCCCTCCCGCTCGGCGCCGTGGCCGCGGGCGTGGGCGGCGCAGCGGGATGCCCCCTGCTGTCGGACTTCGGGTGGAGCCTGCCCGAGGCGGAGCCCCACACGGCGAACCAGTTCATGTCCGACTGGTGGGCGTCGCGCGGG gcgagcggcgacggcgacggcgagctgcGGCTGTGCTCCCACATGCGGTGCGGGCGCAAGGAGACGCGGCGGCACGAGTTCCGGCGCTGCTCCGTGTGCGGCGCCGCAAACTACTGCTCCCGCGCGTGCCAGGCGCTCGACTGGAAGCGCGCGCACAAGGCGCAGTGCGTGCCCATGGACCGCtggctcctcgccgccgccgccggcgacaacaacgccgccgccgctcccgcccAGTGA
- the LOC124666509 gene encoding F-box protein At1g67340-like isoform X1, whose amino-acid sequence MRTRSGSLYLGGGREHALVAGHKRKRSPAAAAGDCCGGRVKRQAGGPDFLDGIPDDLVLTILSKVAATASSPADLLSVHLTCKRLNGLGQQDMVFAKASPASLAVKAAAWSEPVQRYLKRCADAGNLEACYILGMIRFYCLGSRSGGAALLAKAAVGGHSAALYSLAVIQFNGSGGAKSDRDLRAGAALCARSAALGHVDALRELGHCLQDGYGVRRDPAEGRRLLVAANARELSLALAAAAASAPHSFASALPLGAVAAGVGGAAGCPLLSDFGWSLPEAEPHTANQFMSDWWASRGVQACAKKQQAAPAPAPVGGAEASGDGDGELRLCSHMRCGRKETRRHEFRRCSVCGAANYCSRACQALDWKRAHKAQCVPMDRWLLAAAAGDNNAAAAPAQ is encoded by the exons ATGAGGACCAGGAGCGGCTCTCTCTATCTCGGCGGTGGCCGCGAGCACGCTCTGGTTGCTGGGCATAAAAGGAAGaggtctcccgccgccgccgccggcgattgCTGTGGTGGGCGAGTGAAGCGGCAGGCTGGGGGACCGGACTTCCTGGACGGGATACCGGATGACCTCGTGCTTACTATCCTCTCGAaggtcgccgccaccgcctcctcgcCGGCCGACCTCCTCTCTGTCCACCTAAC TTGCAAGAGGCTCAACGGGCTTGGCCAGCAGGACATGGTATTTGCCAAGGCCTCGCCGGCGTCGCTGGCCGTGAAGGCGGCCGCGTGGTCGGAGCCCGTGCAGCGCTACCTCAAGCGCTGCGCCGACGCCGGCAACCTCGAGGCCTGCTACATTTTGGGCATG ATTCGGTTCTACTGCCTGGGCagccggagcggcggcgcggcgctgcTGGCGAAAGCAGCCGTCGGCGGCCACTCCGCCGCGCTGTACTCACTGGCGGTCATCCAGTTcaacggcagcggcggcgccaagTCGGACCGCGACCTCCGCGCGGGGGCCGCCCTCTGCGCGCGCTCCGCCGCGCTGGGCCACGTGGACGCGCTCCGGGAGCTCGGGCACTGCCTCCAGGACGGCTACGGCGTGCGGCGCGACCCGGCCGAGGGCCGGCGCCTGCTCGTGGCCGCCAACGCGCGCGAGCTCTCCTTGGCGCTGGCCGCCGCGGCGGCCAGCGCGCCCCACTCCTTCGCGTCGGCCCTCCCGCTCGGCGCCGTGGCCGCGGGCGTGGGCGGCGCAGCGGGATGCCCCCTGCTGTCGGACTTCGGGTGGAGCCTGCCCGAGGCGGAGCCCCACACGGCGAACCAGTTCATGTCCGACTGGTGGGCGTCGCGCGGGGTCCAGGCGTGCGCAAAGAAGCAGCAAGCCGCTCCCGCGCCCGCCCCAGTGGGCGGCGCCGaggcgagcggcgacggcgacggcgagctgcGGCTGTGCTCCCACATGCGGTGCGGGCGCAAGGAGACGCGGCGGCACGAGTTCCGGCGCTGCTCCGTGTGCGGCGCCGCAAACTACTGCTCCCGCGCGTGCCAGGCGCTCGACTGGAAGCGCGCGCACAAGGCGCAGTGCGTGCCCATGGACCGCtggctcctcgccgccgccgccggcgacaacaacgccgccgccgctcccgcccAGTGA